ATCGCGTTCGAAGCGCTGCTCGGCACGGTCCCCGCTCCGACTATCTGACACCTCATGACCCGACCACGCATCAGGCACCTCGCGGCGCTTGCCGTCGCGCTGTGGACGTCCGGCTGTGCCCTCATCGCCGCCGCTGATCCCAACGCACTCTGGAACATCGTCGACCATCAGTGCGTCCCCGCCGCGCGCGCGTCGGGCGGCGCGGGTTTCTGCACGGCCGTCAATCTGCCCGGACACTACGCGATCCTCAAGGACATCAACGGCAACACGCAATATTTGCTGATTCCGACGGACCGCGTGACGGGCATCGAAAGCCCGAGCGTGCTCGCCGCCGATGCGCCGGACTACTGGGCCGACGCGTGGGCCGCGCGGCAGTACGTCGGCTCGCGCATCGGCCTGACGTTCCCGCCCGATCAACTCGGCCTCGAGATCAACTCGCAGTTCCGCCGCACGCAGAACCAGCTGCATATTCATATGGACTGCATGCAGGACGACATCATCAAGGACCTCGCGCGCTTTCGCACCATCGAGCCGGGCCAGTGGCACTGGACGAAGCTCGACGGCAGCGCGTACCGCGTGATGCGCGTGCTGTCGCTGACGGGGGAAAACGACCCGTTCCGCATCGTCGCGCGCGACCGGCAAGGCAGCGACGTGATGGCGCAGCAGACCATCCTCGTGACAGGCGCCGGACCGAAAGACAGCGACGGTTGGCTCGTCGTCAACAGCGGCCTCGAACTCGACGACGGCAGCGGCACAGCGGAAGGCATGCTCGATCACGCGTGCAGAATCGGCATGCATCAGTAAAAGCGCTGAGCATTTGTTCAATTCGCACGCGTAACAGGCGCCAAATCCGCTTTACTCACAAGCTTTGCCGAACAAATTGGTTCGGCGGCGGCGGACGCGCCTTTAGGATCGGTGAACTGCAATACGACCGATCCGCCGATGTCTTTCTATCTCGACGACGCACAACGCCACACGCTCACGCAGCGTCGCAACAGCTTCACATGGCGCACCGAATGGCCGACGTGGCTTCTGATCGGCGCGATCTACGGCGGATGGTTTTTCATCGCGAGTCACGCGCGTGGCTTTGGTCTGAGCATTGCGATTCCGCTGCTCGCCGTGTTTAGCGCGTGGTACATGTCGCTTCAGCATGAGCTGCTGCACGGGCATCCGACGCGCTCGCCGTTCGTCAATGGGCTGATCGGGTTTGCGCCGCTCGCCGTGTGGTTTCCGTATCGCGTGTATCGGGATCTGCATTTGCAGCATCACGATGATCCGCATCTGACGCATCCCGAAGTTGATCCTGAAAGTTATTTCGTTAGTCGTGAGGCTTGGCGGCAGGCGGGCGTGCTGACGCGTGTGCTGCTGATTGCGCGGAATACTTTTGTGGGGCGGCTGCTGCTCGGGCCGGCGTTTTCGATTGCGGCGACTTCGA
The Paraburkholderia terrae genome window above contains:
- a CDS encoding CDP-diacylglycerol diphosphatase; its protein translation is MTRPRIRHLAALAVALWTSGCALIAAADPNALWNIVDHQCVPAARASGGAGFCTAVNLPGHYAILKDINGNTQYLLIPTDRVTGIESPSVLAADAPDYWADAWAARQYVGSRIGLTFPPDQLGLEINSQFRRTQNQLHIHMDCMQDDIIKDLARFRTIEPGQWHWTKLDGSAYRVMRVLSLTGENDPFRIVARDRQGSDVMAQQTILVTGAGPKDSDGWLVVNSGLELDDGSGTAEGMLDHACRIGMHQ